The genomic region tgtgacaaaacaaggaagtaaaaatatttttctctttaatccaTTAGGGTTCAGTTTCAGTATGTGCTGGTTcctctttttgcttttttcccatgGGCACAAGATTGACATGTGAGTAAACTTTGGAAACTATCACATCCAATCTAGTTACTTCTAATCAGGTACTGTAGAGAAGTCTATTATGTTTTTGCGAATGCATTTTTGAGTTATAGTTGATtgaaaacacatttatacagtatatgtcattaTATACTAAGAATCACCATAGCACAAAGGAACATGACTCCAGCCAACCAATCATGGGGTACAGACATATTAAGCCTACAATCATGTACAGGGATCTCATAAAATGTTCCTGTTTGGCAGTTGCTTCTCAAAGCTAGCCATTTGCAGCATCCTTATTCTTTTATTAGCTGTTTaatactagtgatggacgaatttattcgccaggtgcaaatttgcggcaaaattgcacgattcgccaccggtgaataaattcacgaaaacgggtgtgaaaattcgctggcgaaattcgctggtgtcaaaaaaaacggacgccggcgtaaaaaaaaactgggcacCGGCGctaattcgctcatcactatataaTACCATTTTATACTTATTTcaattatataaaacatacaaagGATGATTTTCAAGTAAACAAAACAGAGACAGTTATTATGGCAACCAAAATGCAACAAATTAAGACcaaaaacatgaatattttacagtattttgATTTTTTCCTTTCTGTCTCTTTCTTCTTCAGCAGTGAGTCATACCCAGGAGTGTAAATATCTTCTAGCCAGTAGTGCAAGTCATTAGGATTCTCCTGAAATATTGGAAGTATCTTATTAGTAAATGATACTGGAAAACTACAAGTTACTGAATAAAAGAACAGGATGCAAAGAGCTCTGACTCAATCTAGTGATCCATCTCCTCATATTCACAAACCTGGGTGCAGGCCAGACAGTGTTCCTTATGTAGACAAGTGCTAGACAAAATGCTAGGCCACAGCACCAGAATTAGAATAAACAGCGGCatcttttttatattatagtGATTATAATATAATAGGTTTGTTTACAAAGTCAAGGATAAAAAAAACGATGGTTATGTGTGTGTTCCTGCCCTTACTCGTAAGATAGGCCTGAAATGTGTCAGGTTTCTTGATCCTATTAAGTTGCTATTTATTATTCTGGACCCAGCGTTGCATGTTATTCTTTTATACACTTGCTACTGAATGGTGCACATTAGCACTAGTTACAAGTTATATTCAACTAGAGGTTGAGAAACAATTAACCAATATAAACTCCTAATTGAAACATCAACACAGTTGAATTACTGAAACAAACTAAACATCATTGAGTACAACACAACAGTAAATTCCACATCGAAAGACATGCCAAGACAGTTACTACTACATTGAACATGAAGCAtctttttgcataaaataaaatctagCCATTGAGTCTCTAGTGATTTAATTGGGATTTAAACTGGTAGGTGAAAAGAGTTTAGGTAATCCTAATTCCCTGGAAATCCACATGCATGTGTAGAACTTCCAGGTCATCTGCCTCTTACCTTAAGGTATATCGAAAGCTTAAGATTCACAGACTGCTTGTCGTACTCTTGAACAGTCCAGGAAGGCTTCTTCTGTTTGACTTCACTTTTGTCCACTCTCTCTTTGTCCTGATACAAGGGGTTATTTTTAATTGTGGATGTtatgatttctggtgaaaagtgtTCACGTAATGTCCTATCAACCAGAACGGGACTCTCCTCCTTTGGTGGCTTCACAGCTTCTGGAATATTGTTGCGTTcattctaatataaaaatatatataatatatatttactatatatatatatatatatatatatatatatatatatatatatatatatatatatatatatatatatatatatatatatatatatatatatatatatatatatataaatacctttGCTGTAAATACCACTGCAATTTCTAATatatatcactttaatattaTAACTGTGCTTTTAATATCATTTCATAAAATATGCTGCTAGTTTTTTGCAGTTTAATGCAaagtattatacaggtatgggatgccttatctggaaaccctttatccaaaatgcgccaaattacgggaaagccatctcaCCATAGAgaccattataagcaaataattctaatttttaaaaatattttcctttttctctgtaataataaaacaataccttgtacttgatggtaactaagctgcatgaatcatgtttttcagcagacttaaagtatggtgatcagAATTATGAAagggtcccttatctggaaaacaacagGTGCCccacattctggataattgattcaATACTTGTATAAACAATTACAGGCACAACATTCTCCTGCTCCAATGTAAGTTTGGGGATGACAATAATAAGAGAGATTTCAGAGTAGAATGACTGCAATGGTGaacaatattttgtttgtaatgagaataaatgtaaaagaaaaaaaaaaagcctcaccTCCTTACTTTTGAAGTGATGATGTTTTTAAACTCAATATTAGCATCAGCTTTGTGTCGCTATCAGGGATTTTATGTTAATGTAATGGTCATGTATAAAACCTGTTTAATAGTGCCATGTTCTGTGCAACCAAACATTACAGACATCTAAATGCAGGGCAGTTCCTGTTGCTCACAGGTAATACTCATATTTTCGATGTGTTTCACCAACTGCCTTCATTGTATTTTAGATGTTTTCTACAGAAATGCAAGTCCAAGTGACCCACCATTTGTACTTGCTAGAGATCCCCACAGTATTAAACACATCAATGTGGTAGGATCAACCTGTAGGAATGTGCTagccagaaaacaaaaaaatgcaaccaAGATGGAAGATACGGCCCTATGCCCAGAGGTATATATATGGGGTGTATCCTGATACTGGCATCCtgactttttaaattgtttacattAGAGAATGAATATATTTGATAAATCATGGAGTCATGTAAtggtgtttgttttcttttatgtttattttcttgGAGAAATTGgctaatagaaaaataaaaagtcttgCAAAGAAATGTCCTGTCTGTAAAGCTGCTGTTATTATAGCAATTTGCACTTTACAGGATAATTAGGAGTGGAACATGCAAGAATTAGCAAGAACAGAGATAATGACTGTGCCTACTGCTTTATCACTGGGTCCTATATACCTACAGAGCTACAGTATGAAGGGAGTCCCTGCAAAATGAATAATGTTCCCAACAAAGTTGCatgacacatactgtacattttacataCCACACCCCCATTTCCTGAAGTCACTGTTCCTGTGACCTACTCTTCTTCCTCCACTCCCTACCTAAAAACAAGCAAGCAGGGGTGATCCCCCGATGCCGCCCCCACATCATGCTTAAAACATTAgcatcggagcgggtcaaaagggggtTGTATCATTAGTGCAATGAGTGCTATAGTGCTTTCTGCACTggcggagccgaatttctggtttaaaaatgtaaatttgtctcttaaagttataggaggcggctttttgccgccccttgtaattGGCCACTCACTGCTGCGTGAGGCAAGGTTCTAACATTGCCTAATGACAGGAGCAGTCCTGCAAGCAAGGATGCAGAAATATTGAGTTTTCTAGTCCCTGCCACATCAACTAGGCTGCTATCTAGCAGAAGGCAGTATAGGGGGCATTGAAACTACCGTGTACAATAAACCTATTACACTGAATACCCTATTGCATGTAGATGATGAAATGTATTCCAGATGGGCAGTTTTTGTCTCttaggtatatactgtattaagaCTTGCTAGTCTTAACATATATGTCTAATATAAAGTACATagcagaagtaaatctagagcaactggacttgctgattaatcatttgAAGAAGTTTAACTACTCATTCAAGCAAATTCTTCAGTTTAATTGACTGGTACGGGAAGTCCTTGGCATAATCCAATCCCATCTGTAACTATGCAGAGATATGACAAAGGAAACTCAAAGAGGTTGTGAATGCTGTGAAGTTATTGTGATAGAATTACCAAAGTGTCATGCAACTCagagaaacaggtgttacttgtgagagtatCTTGAATGGAGGTGTAAAGTGTTGTAAAGATGTTAGAACtgtattgtatgtagcagacgGGTGGTGTTGAAGCCCCCTCCTCTGTTTAGGGATGTTTCTCTACCTTAACATGCCtttttcaaaccagcggtcttctctgtccaaaatgtgaacattgctatcttcaaaggagcaTCCCTTGTCTTTCATGTGTAAATAGACGGCTGAGTTTTGCCCTGCAGAGTTTTCCCTCTTATGCAACATAACAACACACTtgagaatcgcacccaggaactaagaaaATAGACCTTACATTGGGCAAAAAGAATTTGTCAgattgccctttaaatatttgaaattcacgCCACTGCGAGATGACGTCACACGGAACTATGGGTAAATCCGGAAACACCTGAGCGCCATGCAAGCCAGAAGTGTCGGAACTCAGCGTCAAACTTGACGAGATCCCACAGGTGGCAGCATCCCCGCAGGTGAGACGCAGTTGAACTGAataagctgcttggatgagtagtgaaaagtcttcaatgattattcagcaaattcagttgctctagatttacttctactagatataccataacctggatgaatgagaaccttcatagACAAATATATAGCACCatgtttttttggcaaagtgtttagtgatgggcaacattttttgccaggtttcactcagaaaaaatgcccatagactttaaaaaatacgttaaaaaaataaaaaaaggtatggAGTTTGAAATACACAGTCCTAACAAATGTGGGTACCCGCAGGAATGCAAAGGCCAGCTTGTTTTGATGAATAGTGCAAGATGTTTCTTTGCATCTGGAAATTTAACTTTGCACCATACATGTGTAAATGAAGATTTTTACCAACACATATGATGGGATTATATTTTTATCAATCTAGCTAGGTTTCAAATATGCAGCAGGTTTACACACAGTTCACTCAACCAATAACCTCCATGAAATATAAAATTCTACACTGAACAAACTTGCATTTTAATTGTTCCATATTAGTAGTGCAAGATTCACTAAAAGCCTACATATATGGTAGGATCCTTCAAATAAATTAGGATCACTTTGCAGGATCATGTATTGATATATTTGCTCAGTTCACAAATTAAAGATCTGCaagcaaatatataatatactaaaggcTTTCGGTCTGAAAAGCTTTCGGTCTCATCTCCAATGAGACTTTTTTTCAAGACCAACAGGACAAAATATTGATCTTTAACttctttgcagttttttttaaataaaagcccTCAGAACATAGTATCTACACCACAGTACAGCTTCATTAGAACCTTATACAAGCATGTTTGTGAGCCATTGTCTTACCTGCAAATACAGTTTGTTGCGCCATTGCCTAGCATGTAAAAATGCAGAGTTAGCTATTAAAGTTTGTACATCAAGACGGAGAAATTTGTCAGGATGATTGTTATTCGGCAAAACAGAAAGATCCATCCTTGTGGTTCATCGCATACAGGAGGAAGACTGCATGGAGATGGAACTACATACAATCTGAATTATTCATGAAGATAGATAATGATACTGTAGGTAAATGAAATTCTAGCTCTACACTGTCCTAATTTCTTCTCCAATTCATTGTAGGATTCAGACATGTGCAGCATTTCAATGTATAGGCACACAAAATATGTTTGTAGTGTGAGAATAAATCCGTAAGAAATGAGTACCTTGACATTTACGAAATATTgcagttttatttatatgtaaaggAAGGCAGAATATGGGACATTCCTTATAAAATAGTGCATAATGTATGCAAGTAGTAACCATAAATAGTAACTGAAGTTGTGTTTTGCTTGGCTGAAGATTTCTTAAAATTGCAGAAAATTTAGATAAACTGCtgaaatacattggagtcaacgAAAAGGGGAACTTTCATTGTTGTCAAGGTGGTGTTAGCTCAACAATAGCACAGACATTGCCTGTTTTGTTCGAAAAGCTACTTTCCATTATGTTACACGTgttcttcataggaaaaaaaGCCTCTCGTGTTGCCAATTTCTTTCAAACCTGCACCTGGGCAGCTACTTAGATACATATGGAAGGACAAACATGTGATTCTGGGAGTTACACAGCTGCagttttgtagtacaggtatgggatctgttatctggaaaaccgttatccagaaagctcagaataatgaaAAGACTTGTATATCATCATTGTATATCACTTGTATATcatccactttaatcaaataattaaattttttctgtagtaataaaacagtaccttgtactatatGCCAAATAAGATATTCTTATTGgtggcaatacaatcctattgagtttatttaatgtttcaa from Xenopus laevis strain J_2021 chromosome 1S, Xenopus_laevis_v10.1, whole genome shotgun sequence harbors:
- the minar2.S gene encoding major intrinsically disordered NOTCH2-binding receptor 1-like homolog: MSSSDLPLETLQGAARSPSIEKEDEDDEENERNNIPEAVKPPKEESPVLVDRTLREHFSPEIITSTIKNNPLYQDKERVDKSEVKQKKPSWTVQEYDKQSVNLKLSIYLKENPNDLHYWLEDIYTPGYDSLLKKKETERKKSKYCKIFMFLVLICCILVAIITVSVLFT